One region of Primulina tabacum isolate GXHZ01 chromosome 1, ASM2559414v2, whole genome shotgun sequence genomic DNA includes:
- the LOC142516100 gene encoding transcription repressor OFP7-like has translation MSPSFSICTATMAKRFKLRICRAIAATLQSCRSKDPFNLPQDPVPSFSRLSQVNAKCPNRRHSPSGCCLSENKKALDKEITVASFPEQFKWEKEEKCNVVANVCQESKPRRKMYNSAASRGDSEDDDFTFANPPPRRQPAAEKKKRRAKRNKRNVTRRVRKSTSSGDSGWFSCECCRGGGGGHEETETLFSSSLTLSTDSSSEFNHHFPLNPIRKTQNSTANSPEYKRKLSKATKRPVLNPASEDEIPARLSMFMKLTPCIVDGKIKESFAILKRSKNPYEDFKNSMIDMIVEKQMFEHQDLEQLLQCFLSLNSRHYHGIIIQAFYEIWDAIFSAEG, from the coding sequence ATGTCACCTTCCTTCTCCATTTGCACAGCAACAATGGCGAAACGATTCAAGCTCAGGATCTGCAGAGCAATCGCTGCCACTTTGCAATCCTGCCGTTCGAAAGACCCTTTCAATCTCCCGCAAGATCCTGTCCCTTCATTCTCCCGCCTCTCCCAGGTCAACGCCAAATGCCCAAACCGCCGCCACAGCCCCTCCGGCTGTTGTTTATCTGAAAATAAGAAAGCTTTGGACAAAGAGATTACGGTGGCGAGTTTTCCGGAGCAATTCAAGTGGGAGAAGGAAGAGAAATGCAACGTGGTCGCTAACGTCTGCCAAGAATCCAAACCTCGCCGGAAAATGTACAACTCAGCCGCCTCCCGCGGCGACTCCGAAGACGACGACTTTACGTTTGCGAATCCTCCTCCGCGGCGGCAACCCGCGGCGGAGAAGAAGAAAAGACGCGCGAAGAGGAACAAGCGGAACGTCACTAGACGAGTTCGCAAGAGCACCTCTTCAGGTGATAGTGGGTGGTTTAGCTGTGAATGCTGCCGAGGAGGCGGCGGCGGACACGAGGAGACAGAAACTCTCTTCTCCTCTTCCTTAACTCTGTCCACCGACTCTTCCTCAGAATTCAATCATCATTTCCCATTAAATCCCATCCGAAAGACCCAAAACTCGACAGCAAATTCCCCTGAATACAAAAGGAAACTCTCCAAAGCTACGAAACGTCCGGTTTTAAACCCGGCGTCAGAGGATGAAATTCCGGCGAGGCTGTCGATGTTCATGAAACTGACACCGTGCATCGTCGACGGCAAAATCAAGGAAAGCTTCGCGATCTTGAAGAGGTCCAAGAATCCGTACGAGGATTTCAAGAACTCAATGATAGACATGATTGTGGAGAAGCAGATGTTCGAACACCAAGATTTGGAGCAGCTGCTGCAGTGTTTCCTGTCGCTGAATTCCCGACATTACCACGGAATCATCATTCAAGCTTTTTATGAAATCTGGGATGCCATTTTTTCTGCAGAAGGTTAA
- the LOC142515855 gene encoding small ribosomal subunit protein mL103 (rPPR7), which produces MSRSFTFRLVRRLTTATDSTAKPLTVSSVKNRLKKTYDPDQALKIYSSFTAAANISYDNPVSARYAQESTVRRLSKSHRLSDIETFLESHKSLPQITQEPFLSSLIRSYGIAGMFENAFKTYQQMTDLGSPRSAISLNALLKACLHSKLFDRVPGYFDEFPSKFGFLPDKFSYGILIKSYCEMGSPERAMSKLNEMEEKGIEINAVTFSPILQALYKQGKGDEAEKFWDVMVTKKRCLPDVGSYNVRLMHIQDGDPDAVKGFIEEMSEAGIKPDTVSYNYLITCYLRNGMMDEAKKVYDDLKEKGCHPNMATFRTLIFNLCKHERYVMGYKVFKKSAKVYKIPDFNTLKYLAEGLVKNGHTEEVKDMIRIINKRYPLNMLKAWGKLAVDLGLVIGDTEKTGVGELDKGVHSDETEKASIT; this is translated from the coding sequence ATGTCCCGGTCTTTTACCTTCCGCCTTGTCCGCCGCCTCACCACCGCCACGGATTCCACCGCCAAACCGCTCACTGTTTCCTCTGTCAAAAACAGACTAAAAAAAACATACGACCCTGATCAAGCCCTCAAAATCTACTCCTCTTTCACTGCCGCCGCCAACATTTCTTACGACAACCCCGTCTCCGCCCGCTACGCCCAAGAATCCACCGTCCGCCGTCTTTCCAAATCCCACCGTTTATCCGACATCGAAACCTTTCTCGAATCCCACAAATCCCTCCCTCAAATCACCCAAGAGCCGTTCCTCTCTTCCCTCATTCGCTCCTATGGCATTGCCGGAATGTTTGAAAATGCCTTCAAAACCTACCAGCAAATGACCGATTTAGGAAGCCCTCGATCTGCCATATCATTAAACGCACTCCTCAAAGCCTGCCTCCATTCCAAGCTCTTTGATCGCGTGCCTGGATATTTCGATGAGTTCCCTTCAAAGTTTGGATTTTTACCGGATAAATTTTCGTATGGGATACTGATTAAGTCCTACTGCGAGATGGGTTCCCCTGAGAGGGCAATGAGTAAGCTTAATGAGATGGAGGAGAAGGGGATTGAGATTAATGCTGTAACATTTTCTCCAATCTTGCAAGCACTGTATAAGCAAGGGAAAGGCGACGAGGCGGAAAAATTTTGGGATGTTATGGTGACGAAAAAGCGATGCTTGCCTGATGTGGGGTCTTACAATGTGAGGCTGATGCATATTCAAGATGGGGATCCCGATGCTGTTAAGGGTTTTATTGAGGAAATGAGTGAAGCTGGGATAAAACCTGATACAGTTAGTTATAACTATTTGATTACTTGCTATCTTAGAAATGGGATGATGGATGAAGCCAAGAAGGTGTATGATGACCTCAAGGAGAAAGGGTGTCATCCAAATATGGCCACTTTTAGGactttgatatttaatttgtgCAAGCACGAGCGTTATGTGATGGGATATAAGGTGTTTAAGAAGAGTGCGAAGGTGTACAAGATACCAGATTTTAATACCCTGAAGTATTTGGCAGAAGGGTTGGTGAAGAACGGGCATACAGAAGAGGTAAAAGATATGATCCGGATAATAAATAAGCGGTACCCCCTTAATATGTTGAAGGCATGGGGaaagctcgcagtagatcttggGTTGGTCATTGGTGACACTGAGAAAACCGGTGTTGGTGAGCTAGACAAGGGGGTTCattctgatgagacagaaaagGCCAGCATTACGTGA